The DNA window GGAAATCTTAAAAAtgaagttttctttattttcactcattataataaaacgCTGTAACCTTTCTACAAAAAGCATCCTTTGCCAAATTAATTTGTGGTACTTTAACTATTCGGAGATTTTTTTGCCCTACTCGACCGGAGATGGATACATGGACAATTACGTCATCATGTGTGTTCTGTGTTAAAGATTGTCTTTGGGCGTAAAATTAAAATCGCACAGTCAACAGCGATTCCATGTTTagcgtatttatattttatgcaacGGCAACACAAGCCatgtttagtattttatatacacaagtAAAACGAAAAGAATATCCCAAAATTGAATACCTATTATTTTGCGTAACACAGTCATTTTTATTAGAAGAGATCTTGTAAGTTTTTACGCCACGAttggtaatataataaaaaaaaaattaaaacaatggcGTTGTTTGTCTTAAGTACAACTAGATCTCGGGTGCAAGAAGTATTCATGCCAAAACGAAGAATGGCTTGACCATTCTTCTTTTTGGATAATTAGCAAACCAGTGGTGGTTATCTTTTCTTAAACACATCCGCGATTAGtaggtaataaaaaatagattattctctattttcaaattcattagCGAGGTCTATTAACATATTCAACACTTGATATGTagtagattatttaatattcacagCTATCTAAGAATATTTGGATATatccaaatattattattatatattaaatctaaGTATACTTAGATATctacaacaaattatatttaggtaAGTGTCTTAATACtattgtattgatattttaatattattatttaaaaacggtGTTTAATGACAATATATGAAACAAATAgcatcgattaaaaaaaaaaaatagtaaaataacataGATAACTAAATAATTGCATATGATAAATATGTAAGGATGCAAATTCGTACATACTTTCTACGAAcgaataagatattttaaatccTCTTGAATGCCTCGATGAGTGGGTTCCCCGGAATTCGAGCATTAACTTTGGACCGTTCGACATAATTGGCTTAGGAAGGTCGACTCCACAAAATGTAGCGACGTTTTCTAGCCGCCCGTCTACATTAACGAAGGCTTGAAGAGAATCCACATTTGTACAgctggaaaatataaaaatgaaaaatgaaaaatatggaaaatgtaaaatatattttagaatactACCCGGCTTTGTGCAAGAATGTCTACTTGGGTACCACCCATATtccaattataataacaaagaatattttgtattgctGTGTCCCGCTTTTGAGTGATGAGTGCCAGTGTAAGTATCCATACATCATAGGTTAATGTATAaagtgagaaaaaaatataactatttatagtGTTAAAATGGCCTCACTATTTATTGTCTATGAGCAGAGGATCCTTTGCAATGCCAGCCTTATAAtagattgaatttaaattactgAGTAATTTAGTCATGCACTTATcgcaaatattacaaattaaattcatcaaattcattcttcaaataaatacatttgaagAAGGTTTTACAAAAAGGACTTACCTTAAAGATCCATCTGAAGATTTATACAAAAAGAAATCttgaaataataatcttattctCTCTTTTCCTCTCCCGAAAAATTCGTAGTGGCAGTGTGTATTTGGCGGGTAGGCAAGAGGGTAGTGAGGTGATGTCAGGGTACCGTGTTTCGTCCCATCACTATTGAACTCCTGATGACAGGATGAAGCTGGAATTAgacaaaagatatattttttaattgaataagtaCTTCATgatagaattatataattattaacatatcactattatataaatttagaacGGCCATCTTGACGTGAGATTTAATTCTTGATGATCTCTTGATTCTCATGATCTGAAGCCTTACGGGCTTACCGCAGGATCGATGAGgtttaaatataagattacaCACGAATAGTCAGTAGGAAACATTTATAGATatccaaaatatttatagaagagTGTgcattagaattttttttttctttaaatgcggtaaatatttttataaatgcaacAGTCGAAAAAACCATTTAGGCATATTgagcacaaaataaaataactttacattaaatattaatgtagttgtgtgacaaataaatataaaacaatgtaataatttatactttctaAATAAAACTCGTAAAGGTAGCCCAATAatcttaaagaaattaaatataattaatatgttttctgtgaaatttaaattttacaaacatatctatacattttatatatcatgATACCTATACTTTTAATGCGGTTGAAAAGGAAATGAAGTGAATGGCGAGAtactaattactaatattaatccAGTCCAgatactaattaaattacaatttatataaacgtTACAAAGATTTGAACCTAATTATTCCAACCCAAGTAGATGCGAATTTGGGATAGCTAGttcttattaattatgtaatcgaGATAGGCATTTAAACTCGCGCATATTTATAACTGAACAGGTTCCTGAAAGCGCGCATGcgttaataaaatcaatactcCATTACATTTCAGGCACATTTCATAAGAACTGTATTTTGTCGTCGTTCTTTGTAAAgctaaacttattttatttaataattggcAATTTATATTTCTTCCAAAAAATTACGGTTCGTACATCACTAATATTAAATGTCCACACACAAATGACATTGACGGTTTTGACGGTTCTAATGTCAATAAAATGTGAGTTCCTACGTCGAGGtacaagttttgtttatttgtttatgttacatttctataaattatttgtatgtacaagtgtttaattgaattactacgatataaatttattttattcaattacataatatggaaatttaaattattgcacGATGTCTGATACAACACCTTTTTATGTGGATCGAGCTAAAGCTGGTCGGGCTTCGTGTAAGGGATGTAAAGGTAACTGTCCCAGTGGAGAATTACGCTTGGCGAAATTAGTTTTTAGCCCATACGGAGAAAATCAACAAATGAAATCATGGCACCATATAGATTGCCTAATGAATGTTCTATTAAAACAACGTCCGACAACAAAACGTATAGAATCGATAGATGACATCGGAAACTGGGAAAACATAACTAAAGAAGACCAAGAATTTatactgaaaaaaattaatgagaTGGAAAAAATTTATGCTGAGAAAAATAGTGGTAAATATACAGCAAAAGTGTTAAAAAATGAGCCATCTCAAAAAGCAACCAGTTCCAGTACAAGTGATAGTAATACAGATAAGAAAGTCGATATTGATATAGAAGACAATAAATTCTCAacctttttttcattgtgtaaaaAAATTTCTAAAGTTGATGCATACACAGATAAAACGGcagaagtaaataatttttttactaaaggATGTGATGGACAAAAGTTTAAAGGTGATGTTATCCTGTGGTGTAAACTGCTTTTGCCTCAAGTATCTAAGcgtgtttacaatttaaaaagtaagcaATTAGTCAAGCTATTCTctagaatatttaatacagaTCATGACGATATGTTGACACATTTAGAGCAAGGAGATGTTGCAGAAACTATTCAACACTTCTTTTTAAAGTCTAATACTTTAAAACCTGCTTCAGAGAGTTCATTAACAGTGCACAATGTTGAAGATTTTCTTGAAGAGCTTTCCAAATTTACAAAAGAAGAAGaacaaatatattactttaagaaAATTGTAAGAAGATGTACGACAAATGatcttaaaatgttaataaggTTAATTAAAGGAGATTTGAGGATCAATGCAGGGCCAAAGCACATTCTAGAAGGTGTGCACCCTGATGCTTATAATGTATTTCAAACATCACGTGATCTGAACATGGTATTAAATAGAGTATTGCAAAGCAGTGATGTAAAGCATAAGGATTCATTTCAGAAAAATGTCCAAGCGAAATTGAGTCTTATGACTCCAGTCTTACCGATGCTAGCTGAAGCATGCAAGTCTGTTGAAATGGCTATGAAGAAATGTCCTAATGGGATGTTTTCTGAGATAAAATATGATGGAGAACGAGTCCAAGTACACAAAAAGGGCAAAGAGTTTAAGTACTTTTCTCGTGCTCTAAAACCTGTTATGGCTCACAAAGTCAGCCATTTTAAAGACTACCTGCCACAAGCATTTCCTAAAGGCGATGATCTGATATTGGATGCAGAGGTTCTAATGGTTGATGTCAATACAGGAAAGCCTTTACCATTTGGTACATTAGGTGTACATAAACAGTCCGAGTTTAAAGATGCACAAGTCTGTTTGTATGTCTTTGATTGTTTATACTATAATGGtgagattttaattgataagcCTATTAGAAAGAGACGTCAAATATTGGACGAGATTATGGTTGAAGTTACGAATCATGTGATGTTTTCGGAGCAGCAGCTTATTTACAAACCTGCTGATTTAGCTAATATGATTGCAAAGgtacatattttgatatatgtaataaaacattcatGACAATTTGAAAATCtaactaatatatattcaaagtagttgctatattcaattattaaatacaaagagCAAATACTCATtggttttttttcaattacaaaatagttaatatatgtgtattattaaaataattatataaaactttttcattGTAGGTTTTACAACTAGGTCTTGAAGGGCTTGTGTTAAAAGATCTGGAATCAACATATGAACCAGGCAAGAGGCATTGGTTGAAAGTTAAAAAAGATTACTTGTTTGATGGTGCAATGGCAGACACTGCAGATCTGGTTGTTCTTGGAGCTTGGTTtggtatgtatttaaaaatgtaatttaatgtatatttacttttatgtttgATGTATTTTCCTTATGAATCTGTCTTTTTGATGCTGATTTCTGTAttggatttaaataatatttttttatattgtaatctttTTTAACCAATGGGCTATGTTGTACATGTACTATGTTGCAAATATGTCATAGCTACtttgcaataatataataaaggttaATTCTAATattgacttttaaattatttttcttattattattacatattgataTAACATATTGctgtatagtttttatatgtgCATTGGAAATCTATACAATCCTTTGGAAATCtatacaattaatttagttCAAAGATTGTTTACAATTAAACATAATGTTATATTTCCAGGTACGGGTAAGAAAGGAGGTATGATGTCTGTGTTCTTAATGGGTTGCTTAGACACTCGTCGCAATTGTTGGGTCACAGTCACAAAGGTTCACACAGGGCATGACGACAATACTTTGGAAAGGTTGCAGAAAGAACTCAATCCTCTGATGGTAAAAATATCTCAGGAATACACAAAGGTGCCATCTTGGTTGGACTGTAATAAAGGCATGGTACCAGATTTTGTGGCAGTGGATCCTAAAAAACAACCTGTATGGGAAATCACTGGTTAGTtgttattttgatgttatttaatattattgttgtcttggatttaaaaaataatcaattattcctttttcaatttttttccaCTTTAATGTTGCACTGtaatgtagattaaaaaaaattgtagtgtaAAGAACTatcttttgtttgaaaatatgtaGCACAACGCAATTTTCAATAAGTTAACACCATtacttacattgaaataaacaaattgtttgGCTGGTATGGCTAAAATCGGACTACTGAATATCAATCACTGGTGCAAAAAGACCAAGACACATTCCATTACTCAAATGTGCAGTGTGGCACAGTGGCAAACATTCTCAAATATTTATGGGTTCGAGCATGTATTTATCTGAGGCGTACTGTTCCTTGTGTATGTAATATTCTTTGCTAAATGTTTTTTATcctgaaataatgaaaaaataatctttcaaaTATTACAGGCACTGAGTTGACGAAAGCCAATTTACATACAGCGGATGGTATATCAGTTCGATTTCCCAGAGTGACGAGAATCCGTGACGACAAAAACTGGGAATCTGCGACCAATTTGGAGgaattaaaacatttgtataaaaCTTCCAAGGAAAAAACGGACGTTTCGCTCTTGAACAAATTAGCGGCAACTGCCGGTGACAGTTACGAGCCACCGACGAAGAAAATCAAGCAAAGTCCAATTAAACAAGAGATTAAAacgaaaaaagttaaacaaagtcctattaaaaatacaaaaatggacaaatttattattaaagatccTAAAGCATCTAAAGATAAAGTAATTAAAGAGGAACCGAAGTCAGaggaaaagaaaagaaagaaatgcAAAGATACAAATGCCTCGTTGGAACCTATGAATGGAACTAATGACAGTTTTGATGAAGTTGAAGAAAAGAAGTTTAAAAAACAACTGTTACCCGAAGACCCTTTACCAGATGcgtttaaagataaaaaactaGGATTTTATCCTGACTTTATAAGTATACCAGAAAGAGAAAGAAGTTACTTTGAAAGACATTGGATAGCATATGGAGGGACTATTGTCAAAGCAATCAAAGCTATGGACGTCGATTTTGTCGTTCATAATGAAGATACAATATGTTTTAAGAAAATGAGGAAATTGCAAAAGAAAATGGCTGCCAATGCTAGACATGTCACTAAGAGTtggttaataaaatgtattaatagtgTAAAGCTTTGTGACACAGTGCATTATCCTGTTTTTGTTGAACCTtcacattaaatatacatttattatcacCTGTGCAGATAAGATAATAAGAAGTGTCATTTTTTTGTCTGCCTAAGGTAGACGAGTAAATGAACCCATTTATGGCAAGTGATCAAAATCACTAAcactataaaatgttaatattttttacactgtTGATGTGCCGACAACCACTCTATGCACTGGATTgtaatacaaagtattactgtttggttgtagaataaatatattagtgaaATATTCCCAGATTGCTTTTTGCATCAGTAATTACATTTCGAGGTTCAtgtgtatttaattacataattgagTTAATATTGTCATTAAAACGGTTGCTGTTTTGCTTTTCTTTCCTTTAAACAGCATGATTTTTACCGTGAAATCAtgaaattgtgatttttttacttGATTGTACGTTATCTTCAAAATGTTTGGGTCAGATGTTGtaccaattttttattattgacgtCTAATATACTACTGAAATGTTtgttaagataataataattgtcattctgattatattgttattaatatgtgCATGTTTTAATGTggccatataaaaaaatataagaatattttctcaaagttgatttaaatattttatttcaacaattgGGGATAACAGAAAATTATCAAGTGTAGGTTAAATAGAATATGAAATAATgtgataaataacttttttaccaAAATATCTTATCATtatgattttgaaatatatgcttgttaaattgttattaattttattatttttctgtatTTCGAACTAAATTAACAGCACATAACCTATTCAATACAAATCATTCGTAGGAAGCTAAACGTTCGCGCCTACTGTTACATCCTGCAATGAtagtattaataatgattaaacgCTGATTAAGCAAGAGTTTCTCTCGTGGTAATAATACGTTGTTCTCAATTAAGCTGATAAGAGTTTGCAGATTTCATCAGTATGGTCCTTTacacattgatatattttataggcTCGCGACTTCATGCTCATGTGatccaatatataaaaaatatatttcatcgtAACAAACTCAACTGTTAAGATATATGtttagcttttatttataatttactagggTGAAAGCAACACAAAGATAAGGTTCGCACTTTGTATTTTAGGTTAGAGGAGCTGCTTGTACAAAGTTTTAGTAGTGTGTGCCTTTTCCCTAGCGTACAAGGTGCGGGTTTACAAAATCGTTACTTTAATAGTAACTGGACGAATAAAAACACCAGTCaatcattatattaaatctttatttgaatGGTGCTTTAAGCGGACTCTTGAACACCAGTTATTATTGGTTCGGAATATTATGTATGAGTATTTAGTGACATAGCTAATTGAAGACAATTCAGTTTTAACAATGTAACTAACTATGTATGTGAGAAAATCTTGGAATCTTAATTTGAAACATTCTTCGATTaggatgaaattttgcacacgCTCTGAGTTCTGATGACAATACATGACTTGCTAAGAAACGTCACTATAAATCCAATATGGCGGCTTCCCCAAGATGGCTGACTGGCTGTTTAAAATCCACCCCCATGATATGGGTAACAAATGAAAAGGTTTGTCATTTGTTTGTCAAAACCCTGTTTTTTTGGACAAAACGTTCCATTTGTAAATTTTAGAGCATGCTAAAATCTAGATTACTCTCAATCTGAAAAGTTCTagacataaatattaaacaatttcgtACATCGCATATTCGCCACAAAAATAGGAAGTACTAGTATGTCAAACCGATTCACAACAACATTAGTAttgttaggcggtagaatatgttatgAGTGGATGGTAACTGGTAGTAACCAAGCAGGGCTTGCAAAGTCTTACGACTAAGTAAAGTCATAAATAGTAATATACttaatcttaattataaaaattgcgCAACGTAAATACCTACACCGATATTTCGATCGATCGAAGTTTACAAAAAAGCGATCAGAATAGGCATGCAGATGAAAAAGATAGAAAAGAAGTGAAGTAATTATGGAACAGATACATTGAAGTGCTCACGATGAAGCAAAATAAAGGCGCCGGTATTAATTGAGTTATTTTTTCCGATCCCTCTTTTCTTCCCTCTTCACATCCCGTAACAATACATTGCTCGTCTATACCTAAGTATTATCTGCTATACTTTACAGTGAGCCATcatggaacaaaataaaatattctgttaTAATATGTACGTAAAGATTAATCACAATTAAGGTGACTTTTGGTGCGGTTGACTGGACAATAAAGGTTATTCTGCAGTGCTTATTCCCGTGTCgtcatttatctttttttttctttacttcaTTGGAGAACGCCCATAATAATTTGcactataattaatatcaatctTCCCTTGACCttgagaaataaaatgttatgtcccctgtggtCGTTACtgagttacattggctcactcgaGCAACGCAACGATAATAAATATTGCTGATTGGAAATGGAATATCTGATTGAACTAATGTAATGGTAATCTATCTACGGGTTATAagctatttatattcatatattcttaaaatattgtgACTGATCATGTTTTGCAGTGATTTTCGGGCTTCTTACagcattttattatatcatcatcatatatTAAATGGTTTATTAATTACCtctttgtattttaatgatatatattttgtactgtaccttttttctgtataaaaaaagaatgcaTATTTGTCTTTTAGTCAAATCTCATCCTAATCAAAGGTGTAGCGGATGTAAATAACTGGTTGACATACTCGGCATGATGACCGAAACTTCGACCGTAGGTACCCTTATGTTTTGGAGGAAAGAATACTGTTTGCTTTCCTCAAGAAAGGGCTAGTCATATATAAGTAACTTTTAAAGAGCTAACTttaccttttaattaaaattaaatctatcGTACGTTTGGGCATATTCCAGggagtttaaaattttaaaccgtGTACAcccgtagttttaaatataaatacagagtgtttacttacatatttacaaaCCAAAACTCGAGAAACTTTtcttaaaatgaaacattttgtcGTCGAGGGAGAAATAAACAGTGCAAATACAGCATAACCACTGGAAACACCTTTAGGCTGTATCGTGTTTGccgttttaaattttcaacggCTTTCAAACTCTGCAAGGCTATCACGTTTGTGTgtgtaaaacaaattaattattcacaCAGCCATATAGAACATACGTAGAATATAAAGTTACAAACAACACGGTTTGATGTTAACTTTGTGTAATTTGTAAATGGATACGAGCATTAATAAACTGCTCTTTCGCGACTTCATCTGTGTGGaatgaaataaagaaataatttagtactgtaatttaaaatattttatgtttttataaaaggcGACGCTTTACGAAGTCAATTATTtgctaaatata is part of the Vanessa cardui chromosome 14, ilVanCard2.1, whole genome shotgun sequence genome and encodes:
- the LOC124535254 gene encoding DNA ligase 3 — translated: MSDTTPFYVDRAKAGRASCKGCKGNCPSGELRLAKLVFSPYGENQQMKSWHHIDCLMNVLLKQRPTTKRIESIDDIGNWENITKEDQEFILKKINEMEKIYAEKNSGKYTAKVLKNEPSQKATSSSTSDSNTDKKVDIDIEDNKFSTFFSLCKKISKVDAYTDKTAEVNNFFTKGCDGQKFKGDVILWCKLLLPQVSKRVYNLKSKQLVKLFSRIFNTDHDDMLTHLEQGDVAETIQHFFLKSNTLKPASESSLTVHNVEDFLEELSKFTKEEEQIYYFKKIVRRCTTNDLKMLIRLIKGDLRINAGPKHILEGVHPDAYNVFQTSRDLNMVLNRVLQSSDVKHKDSFQKNVQAKLSLMTPVLPMLAEACKSVEMAMKKCPNGMFSEIKYDGERVQVHKKGKEFKYFSRALKPVMAHKVSHFKDYLPQAFPKGDDLILDAEVLMVDVNTGKPLPFGTLGVHKQSEFKDAQVCLYVFDCLYYNGEILIDKPIRKRRQILDEIMVEVTNHVMFSEQQLIYKPADLANMIAKVLQLGLEGLVLKDLESTYEPGKRHWLKVKKDYLFDGAMADTADLVVLGAWFGTGKKGGMMSVFLMGCLDTRRNCWVTVTKVHTGHDDNTLERLQKELNPLMVKISQEYTKVPSWLDCNKGMVPDFVAVDPKKQPVWEITGTELTKANLHTADGISVRFPRVTRIRDDKNWESATNLEELKHLYKTSKEKTDVSLLNKLAATAGDSYEPPTKKIKQSPIKQEIKTKKVKQSPIKNTKMDKFIIKDPKASKDKVIKEEPKSEEKKRKKCKDTNASLEPMNGTNDSFDEVEEKKFKKQLLPEDPLPDAFKDKKLGFYPDFISIPERERSYFERHWIAYGGTIVKAIKAMDVDFVVHNEDTICFKKMRKLQKKMAANARHVTKSWLIKCINSVKLCDTVHYPVFVEPSH